Genomic segment of Athene noctua chromosome 22, bAthNoc1.hap1.1, whole genome shotgun sequence:
GAAAactctggggagggagaaagggatgatttggggggggggggagtgtagAATTTTCACCCCACTTTTTCCCTCCCTGGGACTTATTACCTTCCGATCAGGTGCAGGGACAAAGCTGAGAAACTCATCTACGTGGCCGACCTGGAGCCAGTCTGAAAATAGCTCCACCGGTGCCTGCACTTGTTGGGCGACCAGAAAATCCTTGACAGCTTTTGCCATCCTCCGGCCGCCGAATCTGAAGGGGCACAAGGGGAGGGCTGCCATTTTAGGGTGACCTATGGTGATGCTCTGCTTGCAACCAACCTCAAATGGTgcataaaaatccttttttggagttttttttccgTGCTCTTACCCCCTCCATCCTTCATCTCACCTGGGGAAGCTGCTGCCGATCAGGATGCGGCCCAAGGGGTACTCCTTGCCCCGCACTGTCACGGGGGGGCTCACCTCCAAATTCCCAAAGGAATCGAGGCTGGAAGCACCCTCTGGTGCTTGCCGGGCCACATAACCAAAATCAGGGCcctggatggggaaaaaaaaggtgataatggtttaaaaaaaaaagtgaaaatggcttttaaaaaagcCTTAAGCACCTAAAAGTCCAGCGTGTCCAAATCACCCTCTGTGCTGGCTCTTCCCTTCccaaaaaatacaaggaaaaaaatagatgtaaTCTAATTTTTTATGGGTTTCTAAAGCTTTACGCCTtgctgggggagggagaaggaaggggtaGGGTACCAGGATGCTCTTGACAGGGAAATCCTTCAGCCCCCGGTCGCGGGGCGAGTCGAAGACAACGGGGAAGGTCTTGTGGGGGGCTTGCACGTAGCCAAATTCAAcctcatcctggagaagagatggagAAGATGAGGGGGAGctcccccaggagctgctgcagcaaggATGGGGCTGGGCATCATCCTGCACCCACCTGGATCCAGCGGTCCTGGCGGTTCTCCAGCAGTGGGCAGACCGTGAGCGGACACTTGGCTTTCTCGGCCACGGCGCCCACGGCTGCCACGAAATCCTCGTTGTCATCCACGCTGGGGAGAAAAATGGGATATGGGAGCTGATCCAGCACCGGGCAGGATGAGgccacccacccagcacccacctgcagaCAAAGACCTCCAGCGGTGCTGCCGTGTTGGGGGTCATGATCCACGGAGCCACGCGGAAAACCACTGTGTCAGTGAATATCGGAGTCTCCAGCaaaccctgggggggggggacagtttttgggctctgctccccccagtTATGACTCACCCCGACCCCCCCCACAGCCAGTACCTTCTCAGGGCTCTCCAGCAGCGTGATGTGGAAAGCCACCAGCCCGGAAAAGCCAACATCGGGGAAGGCGAGTCCCTCCACATAGAAGATGCTCTCCTCCTGATGCCGGCTGGGTTTGACAGTGTAGGCCAGCTTCGAGCCCCCCAGCACGTGCTTGTACTCCTCCAGCGCGATGCTGTCTGCAGGTATAAGCACCATGCAACCCTCTTAAACAGCCGATCTCTTTTCCGCAGCAtttcagcccttttttttttttttctaaaaccttGCAAAAAAGGCAAGAGCATgcacaggaggagaaaaatcaccCAGCCCATCAGATAAAACCCCACCATAGGATGTAGGTGGGATGCTGCAGAAGTGGTACCCGCTCTGCTGCAAGCATTTGGCTTGAACTGCAATAATTTGGGGTGTCTTTCCCCCCCTGCCCAAACCCCGGCATCGGGCACTCACTGCCGCCGTAGAAAACACCAACTTTATCAGCGTCGCCAAAGTCCACATGGAGCACGAGGCGGTGGCCGGTGAAGATGGTGCGGGGACCTCGGGTCCGCAGCACCATCTGTGACATGTCCTTCAGGTCTGGGGTGGAAAAGGGgtgtaagaaaggaaaaattttggggaaaaaaaaaataggaaaacgGGGGTTTCTTGTATGGGATGTGCTGGTACCGGCGTAGGAGCGGATGGCGGTGTCACGGTTATCTGGTGTCTCAGCTTTGGGATCGTCGCGGTCGCAGTTGACCAGCAGGATGGCCCCGTGGCCATCGGGACCCCATGTCCATGTCGTCTAGTTGGGGGGGACACACCGAAGCAGGGCTGGGAGTGTCAGCCATCACCCCACCCCCATTCCACAGTAGTCCCAGGGGCTCCCACCCTTTCTACCTTATCCAGCAGCGTCCTGCTCACCGCCCCGCTGCGGGTAGTGTCAGCATCCAGCGAGacctctgcggggagagggaTGCTGGCGGAGGGGGGGGCATCCCCACGGGTGCCACAGTTTGGGGGTTCCCCCCGTGCCACTTACCCACACAGGTGAGGTACAGCATGGCTCTGCCCACGGGCACCCCGCCAGCCTCCCTGAAATAAGAAATCCTGACCTGCAACAAGGAGTGGGTTCTCGTCACCGCGCAAAGAAGGGCCGGATCCCTCCGGCAGGCCAGCACCCACCTTTTCATCGCCCACGTCCTTGCTGAGAGCATCCATGGCCAGCAGCACCTCTGCACCGGCGGCCAGGGGCCATCGGCCCACACTGGAGGGCAACTTGACGCTCTGCGTCTCATGCACCACGTAGAGCTTCACACCCGGCGTCCCCTGAACGTGGAAGGCTATGGCATCTTTGGGTGCAgatctggggaggggggaaaagtgcgGTGAGAGCCCGGGGTGGGGGGTATTGCTGGAATAATATAGTGTATGGCCTATAGGGGATGAAAATCCTGCCGTGTGTGAGGAATTTTGCAATGTCCAAGGAATTACTTGAGcctgtccagagaagggcaacggagctggggcagggtctggagcacaggtctgctggggagcggctgggggaactgggggggttcagtctggagaagagcaggctgaggggagacctcctggccctctgcaactccctgccaggagggtgcagagaggggggatgagtctctggagccaaggagccagcgccaggccccgagggaatggcctcaagctgcccagggcagggtcaggctggctctgaggaaggatttctgtgcagaagaggctgttgggcgttggaatgggctgcccagggcagggggggagtccccgggatccctggaggggttgaagagtcgggctgagccagcgctgagggatctggtggagttgagaactgttaatgttgggttgatggttggactggatgatcttcaaggtcttttccaacctagacaatgctgtgattctgtgaatcctGCAACGTGCAATTGCAGCAAGTCCTGCAAAACGCGAGGAATCCTGCAAAAGGCAATTGCAACGCATCTCGCCACGTGCAGCTGCAATAAAACCTTCAATACACAACAAATCCCGCAAAGCGCAGCTGCAACAAGTCCTGCAAAATGCACAGAATCCTGCATCGTGCGTCAAATCCTTCGATATGCAACAAATCCTACACAATGCGATTACAACAAATCCCGCAAAAGGCAATTGCAACAAATCCCGCAAAAGGTGATTACAACAAATCCCACCAGAGGCAACAAATCCTGCAAAAGGCAACGGCAACCAATCCCACAATATTAATTGCGACAAACCCTGCGATATGCACAAAATCTGGCAACATTCAGTCGCGTCAAATGATGCAAAATGCATCAAGTCCTGCAATATGAAATAGCAATAAATCCCGCAGTATTAATGGCAATAAACTCTGCAACGTGGCCCAAATCTTGCAACGTTCACTTGCAACAAAGCCTGCAAAATGCAACAAACCCCGCAAAATCCGATCGTGACAAATCCTGCAATATCCCATTGCAGCAAAACCTTGGAGCTctttgagggtttggggtttttttttgatgtggGGCCTCGCAAATATTCACATTTcaccccacagcagcaccagccctgacCAGCTGCAACCCCTTAAGAGTGAAGCAAAGCTGCAAGACTTGGGCAGGCTGCAGCTCGCGTCGCTCCGCCCGGGTGCAAGAGGCCACGGGCGATGGGCCAAGGAGCACAAATCCTGACCCGCAAGGAGGGAAATACGGATCCACACGGATCCATCTCCAGGGTGGAGGGGAAAAACCCACCCCGGGGCTCATGGGAGAGGATGGGGTGCTATTGGCAGTGAATTTGGATgcattaaggaaaataaaaccctgGGTTGCTACTTGAGCTGGGCTTTAAGGAAACGAAAAGCAAAACCTGCTGCTAAAAAGCACTTGAACTTGGGCTGAGGCCAACCAGGCAGATAAAACACCCAGTGCCCGGAGGTGACGCCCCGGTGGTTTCACTCTCCGCATTCCCCCGAAACTGGGAAATATTTCCGTTTTGCAGGAAGATGCAGCAGCCCCTGGCAGGGATGTGAAACTCAGCCTGGAGCATCGCTTAAAGCTGCTGGAGGGGGCTTTTGGCACCCCAAAAACTACAAAATCCCCCTTTAAGGTGCCACCACATCATGATTTGGTGCATCCCCTTTCTCCCGGGACTCGGCCTCCCCTAAGAAATCCTCCCCAAGCAGCAGcatcacccccaccccacccagaGCTATTTTTATCAGCTTGATTAATgggataaaagtgagaaaacaaacaaaacccctcagattttattttttccccccagcgtCATGGCCGCTTACCCGCAGACATCCAGGGAGAGCTCAGTGCCCAGCACGCAGACGGTGCTGGTGGGACGCTGGGTGGAGAGCTGGACACGGCGCTGCTGGGCCATGCCGGCGGGCCCCTGCGGCACCCTTGGGTGCTGATGGGTGGCACGAGGGGATTTATAAAGCCTGACTGCTGGGAGGGGATTAACCAGAGCCCAGCTTAATCCCACCTCCAGGCTCCCAGCCTCTGGACTGGGTGTGTGAGGTGCCTGGCCGTGCTTTGCAGCAATGGAGCATGAATCAGTGCGGGGGGGAAAAGCACCGCAAGACACCCACgagggtttttattttctctttaagaaGCTCAGGGGTgggttttcttttcccctcagcACAAAGAGACGCTGATGTGACCAGTCACCCTTAAACCCACGCCGTAAAATATTCAGTGTGACACCCGAGCCGAGCTGGGGATGTGCCAGCGCCAGGCTCAGAggggttttatttctccttctaaAGGGTTTTATTTGCCTAGCTGGAAAAATTGGCTTAAATTCTTATTTAAGCTGTATGCTTGCCCCATCCCCTGGGTTCTGCATGGGCCGGGGGGTCGGTGTGTCACCTGCGGTGGGGACAGCGGACTCTGTCGCGGCTTTAATCgtctttgttttaattaaatccTTGTCTCGGCGTGGGAGAGCCCTTTACCGATGCAGCTGTTCCCCCACCAACTCCCTGCGGGGTCATGCGCCGCTGGAATTTAATATTGCTCCTCGGGGCTGGGGAAACTCAGTAGAGCCGTAACTGCAGGGAAAATCGGGTTAGAAATCATCTTTTGGGGCAAAAGAGAGGTGCCCAGCAGGATGCATGACCCTGTTTGGGATAGTCCAGCACTGCTTGCAAACACGGCGTCACAGCAGTGGGTACTGGAGGAGGAGCTACACTTTTACACCTCAAAAAGTGTCGGTAGAAAAACAAATTGCTCGCCAAAAAAGTGGGTTTAGCCCCATAGCGGTTCTCAGGGTTGCAAAGGGTTAAGTGATGCCTGGGGCAGGGGACTGGTTTCGGTTCCTGGTGCTGCTTCGTCTGCTGGGTGAGGGCAGTGAGGGCAGGAGAGACGGGCAGGGGTGCCAGCTTGGCACGGGGAAACGACACGCTTTGTTTGCGatgaaaagagggagagaaggagcaGTGGGGCCGctgcaaagggaaaaggaaattgTTTTCGCTGGGGAAGGTGTAATATGATTTTGCACAAGGAAGGGGCTCTGCCTCCACGCCGTGCCCGGGCGAAGAGCCCATCTCCCAGCTGGGAGGTGAGTTTTTGGTTGATAAAGGGAATTTGAGAGGGGATTATTATCTACAAACCCAGGATAAGGGACTGTAAAGACTCTTTAGCAGGGGGATGGGGTCTCAAACCCTCACAGCAGCCTCCTCGCCACCGACACACATGCACCACACTCCTGAAGACACCCCATGTTGTCCCCATCCCACACGTTGTCCCCCCGCTCCCATAATAAACCCACGTGcttaaaaaaaggttttaaatgaTATTTTCAACCCAACAGCTGAAAGGAAGGATGAAAGATGCAGAAGAGCTGCGCCCTGGTGTTAATGCAGCTTTAATGGTGAAACCCTTTATTTTGATGCATCTTCTGATGCACCCAATGAGCCTTCATTCTCTGGTTGCAGGAGCCGAGCCCATCCCCGGGTGCTTCAGGGCACCATGTGCCACCATTTGAAGGCGAAGGGCTTGCGCCGGACGTTGGTGCCGCAATGGACATCACCGGAGAGGACGTGGTAGGAGAAATAGTCGTCGATGAAGGTGCAGGTGAGGCCCAGGGGCTCCAGCAGCGCCCGCACCCGCTGCTCCAGGCAGCACTGCCCACCCACCAGTGGTCCGAAGGGCTTGGGGATGCCCAGGTGCCTGCCCAGCACCAGCATGTTCACCTGCAGCCGgaccaaaaaaaaatcaggtttttccATCCAAAAGGTGTGTTTGCATCAGGGGTGGATGGAAAAAGaagggtgggaggggaggaggtgtCAGTGGTCTCACCATGTCCGGGAAGAAGGCATCCGCACGGGAGCCCCTCAGGATGAAGAGCTGGGGGATGTCGATGATGTCCTGCTCGCTCAGGCCCAGCTCCTGCTTCAGGAGGTCGCGGTTCCAGTCGATGCAGCGCTGCGGGGAGGGGCCACCTGGAATTGCCACCCCTGGCCATCCCAGGCTCCCAAATCCCACACATGGACTCCCGTGATCCCTATCACATCCTGTCCAGATCCTCGCCTGCTCCACTgcatcccaccccatccctctGAGCAACCTCCTGGAGCTGTCCCCAACCCGAAAAACCTCTTTTTCCATTGGTTTTGACACCTCTGCAGTCCCCTGGGGCATCTCCCAGTGGGACAATGGGCTTGGGGTGACCCAGCACCCAAGAGTGTCCAGCTTCTTCATGGCTGCTCTTCTCCCCCTCCTGCTTTCATCCAAATCCATGACTGCAAAGACCCACCTGCACATGCTTGTTGTCGTTCTTCAACAACTCATCTTCCAGGATCTCATCGATGCTTCTCCTCTCGGTGCCCCTCAGCCCTGCATAGGGGTGGGAGCAGAGGGATAAGGGCACCAGtaaggggtgggggtggccccTGCTACACTGTGGGGGTGCCCTCGTCCACTCCCTTACCGATGAGCTGCGTGGCTTCACCATGGCCCTGCCTCTGCTTCTCCTTGAAGAGCTTGTAGCAGGCGTTGGGGCTGGCCAAGAGGAGCCGGAAACCCTGCAAAAAAAATCCCGGAGAGGGGGGGTCACACTTTGCTGTTGGTGGGATATTTTATCCTCCTGTCCTGCTGAGAGACACCACACTGATCCCAAAGCCAGCCCCAGGCATGGCAGGGTGCCTGGGATGCCACCTTCACAGGGCTCAGGAGGCCACCCAGGGAAGTGCCATTTTCCAGGAAGCCACCCCAAAAGAAGGTGCATTATCCAGAACCCACAGGGAGGGTGAGAAAttgcaaaaaaacctttttttttttttttggcatttgcaGAAGACATCCCATGCAGGAGCAGGAACAGCTCCGGGGACTGGTACCTTCCTATCGTAAGCGGGGACGAAGGTGAGGAATTCATCCACGTGGCCCACGTTCAGCCACTCCGAGTAAATCTCCACCGGCGCCTGCACTTTCTGAGCATAAAGAAAATCCCTGACCGCCTTGGACATCCGCCGGCCGGAggccctggggagcagaggcaggaggagaaaatgggtGCCCATCGCACCCCTCCTCAAGATTTACCCCCATCCTTCCCCCAGACATCATGTCAAGGGGGGAAGATGCATCTGCACATCCCATTTTTATGGGAAATGCTGGGAAGAGTCTGGAAATAGTCCACATAATctatattatattaatatatacaaatacattatatattaatatat
This window contains:
- the LOC141969149 gene encoding protein-arginine deiminase type-1-like, producing MAQQRRVQLSTQRPTSTVCVLGTELSLDVCGSAPKDAIAFHVQGTPGVKLYVVHETQSVKLPSSVGRWPLAAGAEVLLAMDALSKDVGDEKVRISYFREAGGVPVGRAMLYLTCVEVSLDADTTRSGAVSRTLLDKTTWTWGPDGHGAILLVNCDRDDPKAETPDNRDTAIRSYADLKDMSQMVLRTRGPRTIFTGHRLVLHVDFGDADKVGVFYGGNSIALEEYKHVLGGSKLAYTVKPSRHQEESIFYVEGLAFPDVGFSGLVAFHITLLESPEKGLLETPIFTDTVVFRVAPWIMTPNTAAPLEVFVCSVDDNEDFVAAVGAVAEKAKCPLTVCPLLENRQDRWIQDEVEFGYVQAPHKTFPVVFDSPRDRGLKDFPVKSILGPDFGYVARQAPEGASSLDSFGNLEVSPPVTVRGKEYPLGRILIGSSFPRFGGRRMAKAVKDFLVAQQVQAPVELFSDWLQVGHVDEFLSFVPAPDRKSFRLLLASPSACYQLLKEKQEEGFGEAVMFEGLEGVPKPTINEILANEGLRKFNNYVQSCISWNRDILKRALGLAEPDILDIPQLFHGDVASGAEAFFPDMVNMLVLGRHLGIPKPFGPLVGGQCCLEQRVRALLEPLGLTCTFIDDYFSYHILSGEVHCGTNVRRKPFAFKWWHMVP